In a genomic window of Chroicocephalus ridibundus chromosome 14, bChrRid1.1, whole genome shotgun sequence:
- the LOC134523333 gene encoding myosin heavy chain, skeletal muscle, adult-like: MASADSEMAVFGEAAPYLRKSEKERIEAQNRPFDAKTSVFVAHPKESFVKGTIQSRESGKVTVQSEAGETLTVKEDQIFAMNPPKYDKIEDMAMMTHLHEPAVLYNLKERYAAWMIYTYSGLFCVTVNPYKWLPVYNPEVVLAYRGKKRQEAPPHIFSISDNAYQFMLNDRENQSILITGESGAGKTVNTKRVIQYFATIAASGEKKKEEQSGKMQGTLEDQIISANPLLEAFGNAKTVRNDNSSRFGKFIRIHFGATGKLASADIETYLLEKSRVTFQLKAERSYHIFYQVTSNKKPELIDMLLITTNPYDFHFCSQGEVTVPSIDDQEELMATDSAIDILGFTPDEKAAIYKLTGAVMHYGNLKFKQKQREEQAEPDGTEVADKAAYLMGLNSAELLKALCYPRVKVGNEYVTKGQTVEQVNNAVGALAKAVYERMFLWMVVRINQQLDTKQPRQYFIGVLDIAGFEIFDFNSFEQLCINFTNEKLQQFFNHHMFVLEQEEYKKEGIEWTFIDFGMDLAACIELIEKPLGIFSILEEECMFPKATDTSFKNKLYDQHLGKSSNFQKPKPTKGKVEAHFSLIHYAGTVDYNINGWLEKNKDPLNETVIGLYQKSSLKTLVLLFANYGGPDADTGGKKGGKKKGSSFQTVSALFRENLNKLMTNLRSTHPHFVRCIIPNETKTPGAMEHELVLHQLRCNGVLEGIRICRKGFPSRVLYADFKQRYRVLNISAIPDGQFMDSKKASEKLLSSIDVDHTQYRFGHTKVFFKAGLIGLLEEMRDEKLAEIMTRTQARCRGFLMRVEYRKMVERRDAIFCIQYNVRAFMNVKHWPWMKLFFKIKPLLRTAESEKEMANMKQEFEKTKEELAKSEAKRKELEEKMVTLLQEKNDLQLQVQAEADSLADAEERCDQLIKTKIQLEAKIKEVTERAEDEEEINAELTAKKRKLEDECSELKKDIDDLELTLAKVEKEKHATENKVKNLTEEMATLDETIAKLTKEKKALQEAHQQTLDDLQAEEDKVNTLTKAKTKLEQQVDDLEASLEQEKKLRMDLERAKRKLEGDLKLANDSIMDLENDKQQLDEKLKKKDFEISQIQSKIEDEQALGMQLQKKIKELQARIEELEEEIEAERTSRAKAEKHRADLSRELEEISERLEEAGGATAAQIEMNKKREAEFQKMRRDLEEATLQHEATAAALRKKHADSTAELGEQIDNLQRVKQKLEKEKSELKMEIDDLASNMESVSKAKANLEKMCRTLEDQLSEIKTKEEQNQRMINDLNTQRARLQTESGEYSRQVEEKDALISQLSRGKQGFTQQIEELKRHLEEETKAKNALAHALQSARHDCDLLREQYEEEQEAKGELQRALSKANSEVAQWRTKYETDAIQRTEELEEAKKKLAQRLQDAEEHVEAVNAKCASLEKTKQRLQNEVEDLMIDVERSNAACAALDKKQKNFDKILAEWKQKYEETQAELEASQKESRSLSTELFKMKNAYEESLDHLETLKRENKNLQQEISDLTEQIAEGGKAIHELEKIKKQIEQEKSELQASLEEAEASLEHEEGKILRLQLELNQVKSEIDRKIAEKDEEIDQLKRNHLRIVESMQSTLDAEIRSRNEALRLKKKMEGDLNEMEIQLSHANRVAAEAQKNLRNTQGVLKDTQLHLDDALRTQEDLKEQVAMVERRANLLQAEVEELRAALEQTERSRKVAEQELLDATERVQLLHTQNTSLINTKKKLETDIMQIQGEMEDTIQEARNAEEKAKKAITDAAMMAEELKKEQDTSAHLERMKKNLDQTVKDLQHRLDEAEQLALKGGKKQIQKLEARVRELEGEVDAEQKRSAEAVKGVRKYERRVKELTYQSEEDRKNILRLQDLVDKLQTKVKSYKRQAEEAEELSNVNLSKFRKIQHELEEAEERADIAESQVNKLRVKSREFHSKKIEEEE, translated from the exons ATGGCCTCTGCAGACTCTGAGATGGCTGTCTTTGGGGAGGCAGCTCCTTACCTCCGAAagtcagaaaaggagagaatCGAGGCCCAGAACAGGCCTTTCGATGCCAAGACATCCGTCTTTGTGGCGCATCCTAAGGAATCGTTTGTGAAAGGGACAATCCAGAGCAGGGAATCAGGGAAGGTCACTGTCCAGTCCGAAGCAGGAGAG ACCCTCACTGTGAAGGAAGATCAAATCTTTGCCATGAACCCTCCCAAGTACGACAAAATTGAGGATATGGCCATGATGACCCACCTCCACGAACCCGCTGTGCTGTACAACCTCAAAGAGCGTTATGCAGCCTGGATGATCTAC ACCTACTCGGGTCTCTTCTGCGTCACTGTCAACCCCTACAAGTGGCTGCCGGTGTACAACCCGGAGGTGGTGTTGGCCTACCGAGGCAAGAAGCGCCAGGAGGCCCCTCCACacatcttctccatctctgacAACGCCTATCAGTTCATGTTAAATG ATCGCGAGAACCAGTCGATCCTGATCAC TGGAGAATCCGGTGCAGGGAAGACTGTGAACACAAAGCGTGTCATCCAGTACTTTGCAACAATTGCAGCGAgcggggagaagaagaaggaggagcagTCGGGCAAAATGCAG GGAACGCTTGAGGATCAAATCATCAGCGCTAACCCACTGCTGGAGGCTTTTGGAAACGCCAAGACCGTGAGGAATGACAACTCCTCACGCTTT GGCAAATTCATCAGAATCCACTTTGGAGCCACGGGCAAACTGGCTTCTGCTGACATTGAAACTT ATCTGCTGGAGAAGTCCAGAGTCACTTTCcagctgaaagcagaaagaagctaCCACATATTTTATCAGGTCACATCCAACAAGAAGCCAGAGTTAATCG ACATGCTCCTCATTACCACCAACCCTTATGATTTCCACTTTTGTAGTCAAGGCGAGGTCACTGTTCCCAGCATTGATGACCAGGAGGAGCTCATGGCTACGGAC AGTGCCATTGACATCCTGGGCTTCACTCCTGATGAGAAAGCAGCCATCTACAAGCTGACGGGGGCTGTCATGCACTATGGGAACCTGAAGTTCAAGCAGAAACAAcgagaggagcaggcagagcctgaTGGCACAGAAG ttgcTGACAAGGCTGCCTACCTGATGGGCCTGAACTCAGCTGAATTGCTCAAAGCCCTGTGTTATCCCCGAGTCAAGGTTGGGAATGAGTACGTGACCAAAGGTCAAACTGTGGAGCAG GTGAACAATGCTGTTGGCGCTCTGGCAAAGGCTGTCTATGAGAGGATGTTCCTGTGGATGGTTGTTCGCATCAACCAACAGCTGGATACCAAGCAACCCAGACAGTACTTCATTGGTGTCCTGGACATTGCTGGCTTTGAGATCTTTGAC TTCAACAGCTTTGAGCAGCTGTGCATCAACTTCACCAATGAGAAACTTCAACAGTTCTTCAACCACCACATGttcgtgctggagcaggaggagtacAAGAAGGAAGGGATTGAATGGACATTCATTGACTTTGGGATGGACTTGGCTGCCTGCATTGAGCTCATTGAGAAG CCCTTGGGCATCTTCTCCATCCTGGAAGAGGAGTGCATGTTCCCCAAGGCAACTGACACCTCTTTCAAGAACAAGCTCTACGACCAGCATCTGGGCAAGTCCAGCAACTTCCAGAAGCCCAAGCCTACCAAAGGCAAGGTTGAGGCCCACTTCTCCCTGATACACTACGCTGGCACAGTAGACTACAACATCAACGGCTGGCTTGAGAAGAACAAGGACCCCCTGAATGAAACTGTCATTGGGTTGTACCAGAAATCATCCCTGAAGACACTGGTCTTACTCTTTGCCAACTATGGTGGACCAGATGCAG ACACTGGTGGAAAAAAGGGTGGCAAGAAGAAGGGTTCTTCTTTCCAGACTGTCTCAGCTCTTTTCCGT GAGAATTTAAACAAGCTGATGACAAATCTACGCAGTACTCATCCCCATTTTGTACGATGCATCatcccaaatgaaacaaaaacacccG GTGCCATGGAGCATGAGCTGGTGCTGCATCAGCTGCGGTGCAATGGTGTGCTGGAAGGGATCAGAATTTGCAGGAAAGGGTTCCCCAGCAGAGTCTTGTACGCTGACTTCAAACAAAG ATACAGAGTGCTTAATATAAGTGCTATTCCAGACGGTCAGTTCATGGATAGCAAGAAGGCTTCAGAGAAGCTTCTTAGTTCCATTGATGTGGACCACACTCAGTACAGATTTGGTCACACCAAG GTGTTCTTCAAAGCTGGGCTGATAGGTCTACTGGAGGAGATGAGAGATGAGAAATTGGCTGAGATTATGACCAGGACACAAGCCAGGTGCAGGGGCTTCCTGATGAGAGTGGAGTATAGGAAAATGGTGGAGAGGAG gGATGCCATTTTCTGTATCCAGTACAATGTTCGTGCATTCATGAATGTCAAGCACTGGCCCTGGATGAAGCTCTTCTTCAAGATCAAGCCCTTGCTGAGGACTGCAGAATCTGAGAAGGAGATGGCCAACATGAAACAAGAGTTTGAGAAAACCAAGGAAGAGCTTGCAAAGTCTGaggcaaagaggaaggagctggaggagaaaatggtgaCCTTACTACAGGAGAAAAATGACCTGCAGCTCCAAGTGCAGGCT GAAGCAGACAGCTTGGCTGATGCTGAGGAAAGATGCGACCAgctcatcaaaaccaaaatccagctgGAAGCCAAAATTAAGGAGGTGACTGAAagggctgaggatgaggaggaaattAATGCTGAGCTGACAGCCAAGAAGAGGAAACTGGAGGATGAATGctcagagctgaagaaagatATTGATGACCTCGAGTTAACGTTGGCCAaagtggagaaggaaaagcatgCCACTGAAAACAAG GTGAAAAACCTCACAGAGGAGATGGCAACCCTGGACGAGACCATCGCCAAGctgacaaaagagaagaaagccctCCAAGAGGCCCATCAGCAGACACTGGATGACCTGCAGGCAGAAGAAGACAAAGTCAATACGCTGACCAAAGCCAAGAccaagctggagcagcaagtgGATGAT CTGGAAGCGTCCCTGGAGCAAGAGAAGAAACTGCGCATGGACCTTGAGAGAGCTAAGAGGAAACTCGAAGGAGACCTGAAGCTGGCCAATGACAGCATAATGGATTTGGAAAATGATAAACAGCAGCtggatgagaaactgaagaa GAAAGACTTTGAAATCAGCCAGATCCAGAGCAAAATCGAGGATGAGCAAGCCCTGGGCATGCAATTGCAGAAGAAGATCAAGGAGCTGCAG GCGCGTATTGAAGAACTGGAGGAGGAAATTGAGGCAGAGCGAACCTCTCgggcaaaagcagagaagcatcGGGCTGACCTCTCAAGGGAGCTAGAGGAGATCAGTGAGcgcctggaagaagcaggagggGCTACCGCAGCTCAGATTGAGATGAACAAGAAGCGTGAGGCAGAGTTTCAGAAGATGCGTCGTGACCTCGAAGAGGCCACGCTGCAGCACGAGGCCACGGCTGCCGCCCTGCGGAAGAAGCACGCGGACAGCACAGCTGAGCTTGGGGAGCAGATCGACAACCTGCAGCgagtgaagcagaagctggagaaggagaagagtgaGCTGAAGATGGAGATTGATGACTTGGCCAGTAACATGGAGTCTGTCTCCAAAGCCAAG GCCAATCTGGAGAAGATGTGCCGCACTCTGGAAGACCAGCTGAGTGAGATTAAAACTAAGGAGGAGCAGAATCAGCGCATGATCAATGACCTCAATACTCAAAGAGCTCGTCTGCAGACTGAATCAG GGGAATATTCACgccaggtggaggaaaaggaTGCTCTCATTTCTCAGCTGTCTAGGGGCAAGCAAGGATTTACGCAACAGATTGAGGAACTCAAGAGACATTTAGAGGAAGAAACAAAG GCCAAGAACGCCCTGGCCCACGCCTTGCAGTCTGCTCGCCATGACTGTGACTTGCTGCGGGAACAatatgaggaggagcaggaggccaagggGGAGCTGCAGCGTGCCCTGTCCAAGGCCAACAGCGAAGTGGCCCAGTGGAGAACCAAATACGAGACGGACGCCATTCAGCgcacggaggagctggaggaggccaa GAAGAAGCTGGCACAGCGCCTGCAGGATGCCGAGGAACACGTTGAAGCTGTCAATGCCAAATGTGCCTCCctggaaaagacaaagcagaggctgcagaatgagGTGGAGGACCTGATGATTGACGTGGAGCGATCGAATGCTGCCTGCGCAGCGCTGGATAAGAAGCAGAAGAACTTTGACAAG ATCCTGGCAGAGTGGAAGCAGAAGTATGAGGAAACGCAGGCTGAGCTGGAAGCCTCCCAGAAGGAGTCTCGCTCTCTCAGCACAGAGCTGTTTAAGATGAAGAATGCCTATGAGGAGTCCTTGGACCACCTGGAAACGCTGAAGCGTGAGAACAAGAACTTGCAGC AGGAGATTTCCGACCTCACGGAGCAGATTGCCGAGGGCGGAAAGGCGATTCATGAGCTGGAGAAAATCAAGAAGCAGATTGAGCAGGAGAAATCTGAACTCCAAGCCTCCCTGGAGGAAGCTGAG GCCTCCCTAGAGCACGAAGAGGGGAAGATCCTGCGCCTCCAGCTTGAGCTCAACCAGGTGAAGTCTGAGATTGACAGGAAGATAGCAGAGAAAGATGAGGAGATCGACCAGCTGAAGAGAAACCACCTCAGAATTGTGGAGTCCATGCAGAGCACCCTGGACGCTGAGATCAGGAGCAGGAATGAAGCCCTGCGGCTGAAGAAGAAGATGGAGGGAGACCTGAACGAAATGGAGATCCAGCTGAGCCATGCCAACCGCGTGGCTGCAGAGGCACAAAAGAACCTGAGAAACACACAGGGAGTGCTCAAG GATACCCAGCTACACTTGGATGATGCTCTCAGGACACAGGAGgacctgaaggagcaggtggccatGGTGGAGCGCagagcaaacctgctgcaggCTGAAGTGGAGGAGCTAcgggcagccctggagcagacGGAGCGCTCCAGGAAAGTGGCTGAGCAGGAGCTTCTGGATGCCACTGAACGCGTGCAGCTCCTCCATACCCAG AACACCAGCTTGATCAACaccaagaagaagctggaaaCAGACATCATGCAAATCCAGGGTGAAATGGAGGATACGATCCAGGAAGCCCGCAATGCTGAAGAGAAGGCCAAGAAGGCCATCACAGAT GCAGCCATGAtggcagaagagctgaagaaggagcaggacaccagcgcccacctggagaggatgaagaagaacCTGGACCAGACGGTGAAGGACCTGCAGCACCGTCTGGATGAGGCCGAGCAGTTGGCACTGAAGGGAGGCAAGAAGCAAATCCAGAAGCTGGAGGCCAGA GTGCGGGAGCTGGAAGGGGAGGTTGATGCTGAGCAGAAGCGCAGCGCTGAAGCCGTGAAGGGGGTGCGCAAGTACgagaggagggtgaaggagcTGACCTACCAG TCTGAGGAAGACCGGAAGAATATTCTGAGGCTCCAGGATCTGGTGGACAAGCTGCAAACGAAGGTGAAATCCTACAAGAGACAAGCTGAGGAGGCT GAGGAGCTCTCCAATGTCAACCTCTCCAAGTTCCGCAAGATCCAGCACGAGCTGGAGGAAGCCGAGGAGCGGGCTGACATTGCAGAGTCGCAGGTCAACAAGCTCCGAGTGAAGAGTCGGGAGTTTCACAGCAAGAAGATAGAAGAGGAAGAGTGA